AGTGGGACGGCCGGCGCGCTCGACGTCGTCCGGGCCGCGGTGCGGGTGGGACGCGACAACCTCGTGGCCGCCGAACGCGCCCTCGACGCACAACGTCGTCACTGACGGTTCAGGTCGGACCGGCGGGCCCGGTCACCGGCGCCGGAGGAACTCCATCGGGGTCCGTTCGGTCGTGGCGGTGAGGATCAGATAGCCCATGTCAATGAGCAGCAGCGCCAGGATGACCAGTCGGAGCGTTCCGACGTCGACGCCGGTGTAGGGCAGTGCGCCGGTGGGCGTGACGGCTCCGGCCGGCGCGGGCGCCGACGTGGGCGCCGCCGCCGGGTCAGCCGGATCAGCCGGGGCGGGCGGGACGGTGGTGGGCCCGGGTGCCACGGGCGGCGGGGCGGTGGCGCTGAGCACGCAGGTCTGCACGGCGGTCGCGCCACCGGACAGCGACTCGCCGAGGGTGACGCCGGTGACGTACTTCAGGTCGAACGTGCCGGCCGTGGGCACCAGCGCCTCGACGGGCTGGTCACCGTCGAGCTCGACGGTGAGCGTGACGACGAACGGTGCGACGGGGGGGCGCTGCGGGCTCACCGTCGCCCCCGGGTTGTAGCTACCCACGGCGATCGGGGGCAGGACGAGGGACACCTTCCCGGCGGCGGCGGTCACGGTCGCCCCTGCGCCGATCCCGGTGCCGGTGGCGGTGGGCGTCCCGCTGACCGTGACGCCCTCGGGGAGCGGGAAGTCGATCGTGAAGTCGGTGAGGTCCTGTTCGAGGAACGCGGTGTCACCCAGCCCGGGGACCTGGGCACTCGCACCGGGGGCCACCTCGTTCACCAGGGTGGCGAGGTTGGCGGCCTGGAAGTCGAAGCTGAGCTCCGCCTCGTAGGTGGCGCCGGTGGCGGTGGGCGCCACCGAAGAGGTCCACGGCGACTCCCAGCGGTACTCGGCGGTCTTCACGCCCTCCACGACGGTCGGCGTCACCAGCGGGTTCCCGCCGGGCACCTCCGCGACGTCGCTGGCCGTGCAGGTGGCGAAGATCGTGGACGCCTCGGCCTCGGGGGCGGTGGTCGAGGTCGTGGACGTCGAGGTGGAGGAGGTGGAGGTGGACGAGGTCGAGGTGGACGACGTGCTGGTGCTCGTCGAACTGGTGCTGGACGAGCTCGAGCTGGAGGAGGACGAGCTGGAGCTGCTCGACGAGGAGCCGCTGCCGGCGACGACCTCGGTGGTGGCCAGGACGACGGACCCGTTGGTCGTGCACGTCTGGGTGGCGGTCACCCCGCCGCTCGACGCGAGGGCCACGAGTCCGACGCTGTAGGAGAGGTTGAAGCTCGCCGGACCGGGGTTCAACGGGACGACGGTGCCGCCGGCGACCCCGCCGTCCACCACCGTCGTGAAGTTCAGGGTGGTGGTCACGACCCCGCCCGACACGATCGTGCTGGGCGGAGTCCCGGTGCCGGCCTGGTAGGCGCCGGCGGAGATGGACGGGATGGTGACCCGCACGTCGTCCCCGGCCACCGACGCCGTGGCCCCTCCGCCGCTGGCGGTCGGGGTGCCGCTGATCGTGGTGCCCGCCGGGACGGGGAACGGGATGACGAGGTTCGAGATGGTCTCCTCGAGGTAGGTCGACGGCGCCAGTGCCCCCTGCCCCTGGGCGACGAGCCCGGGGATGACGTCGTTGAACAGCGAGTCGATGACCTTGGCCTGGAGGTCGACCTCGACGACCACCTGGTACGAAACGGTTCCACCCGGCGCGGCGGTGGCGGTGGCGGTGGCGTCGACCGGGACGGACAGGCCGTACGGGGTCGAGCCGAACGTGGGGGCGATGCCGCCGGCGATCGCCGCCCCGAGGGGTCCGCTGGAGATCTGCTGGATGTTGCTGGCCGTACAGGAGTGGGCGACCGTCACCTCGGCGGCGACGGCGCCGGGCGCGGCGACGAGGAACGTCAGGGCCTCGGCGGCCAGGAGCCCTGCGGCCCCCAGGGCCAGCCAGGCCCGCTTGCGGACGTTGCGTCGGCGGATGGTCCCCATGTGTGTCGTCCCCCCGGTTGGTTCAGCTGTCGTGCGGACCCGCAGCACCGACTGGGTCGGGGATGCGGTTGGATCTCGTCATTCCGGTGTGGTCGGCCGGGGGCTCGGTCCCCTCGGCCGGCGGCGTCTGGGCTGCGGCGACGGAGAGCTCGGCGGCCTCGGCGTCGCGGCGTTGGCGGGCGAGGCGCCGTCGGGCGATGTTGCGGACGGCCAGCAGCACGGCCTGCGCCAACGCGAGTGCGACGAGCACCAGGCCCCACGGCCAGGTGGCGGCGGTGGTCTGGAACTCCACGCGGTTCCCGACGACGCCGAGGTCGCCGGCCACCCGGTAGGTGCCGTAGGACAGCGCGTCGAGCTCGAAGGGCACCCGCACCACCGCGGTCTGACCGGCGGCGATCGGCGGCACGGCGGGGGCGTCGATGACCGTCCTCGGGTCATCGCCCTTGCCGTAGGCGATGCTCATGAACGGTTGGTTCACCGCGGTGGTGCCGGTGTTGGTGACGGTGAGGACGAGGGTCCGCGCCGCGGGGGCGCCGAACCAGGACGGCCACCCGCCGTCGTCCTCGACGACGGCGCGGTCGACGCGGAGGGTGGCGCCGATGTCGGGGTTGACGAGCGGGGAGTCGGAGCTCACGGGGGCCGAGGTGGTGCCGGCGATGGCGATCGGGGTGCTGGCCTCGGTGAGGGCCCCGACGGCGAGGATCACGCATGGGCACGGCCGCGGCGGGATGGTGACGACGACGGTCGCCCTGAACTCGGCCCGCTCCGTGTAGAACGACTCGGCGTTGGCCACGTCGCAGTCGGCCGACCCGTTGACACCGTCGTTGCCGCACACCTGCAGCGACACGAACTCACCGGGCGCCCAGCCCGCCCCGGTGACCGTGACGGTCTGGCCGGGCGACAGGAGCCCGGGAACCGGGGAGAGGGTGGGTGACGGGGCCTGGGCGGCGGCGAGCGACGTGCCCACGACGGACAGCACCAGCGCGACCGCAGCCGCGGCGGCGAGGCGGGCCGAGACCGACGCGGCCCGGGTCACGGCGTGCCGACCAGCGTGTCGGCCGGCGACCCCGGGCCGGTGCCGCTGCCGGTGGGGGCGGGTGACGCCGGGGGGCGGCGGGAGCGGCGTCGTCGGATGATCACGGCGGCGACGACGAGGGCGACGACGAGGAGGAGGAACCAGGGCATGGCCAGGGCGATGTCGTCCCCGCTGGCGGCAACGTCGCCGTCCCCCTGCGTCGTGCCGGTGACGTCGACGCTGGCGGTCAGCAACCCGAGGGGCGGGAGGCTGTCGACGGGTTCGGTGATCTCCACCGAGGCACCGGGAAGGAGCTCGGGGAGCGCCCGGGGCTCGAGGGTCTGCGCGCCGAGCCCGAACAGGCCCTCGACCCTGGCGGTGGCGGTGGGGCTCACGCGCACGTTGCCGGTGTTGACGATCCGGTAGCTGACCGAACCGGCGGCGGGGGCCCCGAAGCGGAAGCCGGTGCTCGAGCTCGTGGACAAGCTGACCGAGGAGACGGCCAGGCCCGCTTCGACGGGTCCCTTGACCCGCAGGTAGATGCGGGCCCCGACGCCGTCGCGGCCGGCGACGTTGACGTTGCTGTCGGGGTCGCCGCCCTCGTCGCCGGCCCGGACCGCCTCGTTGAGGGCGACGATGCCGCCGGCGTGGTCGCCGGGGGTGGCGTCGGTGGGGACGTTCAGCGAGAACGGGATGTTGGCCGCCGTCTGGGGCGGCACGGTGATCTTGTCGGTGGGCAGCTCGACCCAGGCGCCGACGTCGGAGGTGGGGTCGTCGGGGTTGCCGAGGGCGAAGGCGCCATCCGGGTTCTCCTGGACGTCGGAGGCGTAGAGGAAGAAGGTGATGGGGGCGTCGGTCGAGTTGGTGACCGTGACCGAGTCCTTGAGGCTGCCACCGGGATCGAGGTTGTAGACGAAGAAGGAGCGCTGGTTGGCACCCTCGCCGGCGGTGGGGAAGACGGAGAACTGCCCGTTGTCGGCGGCGCCGGCCGGGCCGGCGAGGAGTGCCGTGGCGGCCAGGAGCGCGGCGAGGGCGACGGCGATGCGGGGGGGGCGGGCACGGCGGTGAGCGGTCATGGCCTCGTTCGGGGTAGGGGGACGGGAAGCGGGGGCGGCGCCGAGACGCCGCCCCCGATCCGTGCTGCGATTCCGGCTCGGTCAGGCGAGCAGGAAGTTGATGGTGCCGGTGTAGGTGCCGACGTAGATGTCCGGGTTCACGTTGAGCGAGAGCCCGGCGTCGGCGGTGAAGGTACCGCCGGAGGCGCCGACGGCGGCCTGGCAGACCGTCACGACACCGTCGAGGGTGCCTGGGGTACCCGGGGTGGTGTCGCTGAAGTCACCACCGAAGAGGACGTTGCAGCTCTGGCCCTGCAGCGTCATCTGATCGGACTCGATCCGGTTGTTCCCAGTCAAGGCGTCCGTCCCGTTCGGGGGCGTCGAGTTCACCAGGTCATCGGCGAGCTGGGCGGTGAGCGTCCACGGCAGGGGGAGACCCCGGGAATCGACCAGGGTCAGCGTGTTCATCACGCCGGTGGACGGCTGGGGCCGACCGTTGAGGGTGATACCGCTCATCTCGATCGTGCAGTCGCTGGCCGGGTCGCCGGGGCCGCACTCCTCGATGTAGAGCCCAAGGCCGGCCTCGACCTCGAGGAGGACGATCTGGTCGGCGGCGTCGCCAGCCCTCACGTCGAGGGTCACGGTCCCGGTACCCGTCTGACCGAGGGCGTCGGTCACGGTGACCTCGAACGTCTCGACGTCCTCGAAGGTGTTGTTCGGCGGGGTGTAGGTGAGCACGCCGCTCGGGCTGATCGTCGCCGAACCGACTGCTGTGACGGGGGCGACGGCGTAGCCGGTGATCGCCGCAGGGGTCCCGCTGCTCACCCCACCGGCGGCCAGACTGATCTGCGGCACCGCCGGAGTACCCGGCACCGCGACCGTCGAGGTCGCCGCGGCCGAGCTGACCGTGGCCGAGACGGGGGCGACCGTCGGGCTGGTGGCGTTGAGACCGATCACGGCCGAGGGCTGGGCGACGATCCCGAAGGTCGGGCCCTCACCGGGATCGACGGTGCCGTCACCGTTGTTGGTGACCGCGCTCAGGCAGGTGAGCGAGGTGTTCGGCTGTAGATTGATGTCGAGGATGGTGTCCACTACCACCGCACCGGGGGTGAAGGCGATGCTTCCACCGTCGCCACCGTCCGAGGTAACCGTCCCCTGGATGAGGTCAGGCAACAGGAACGTGTTGCCGTTCACCAGGTCGGGAGCGGACTTCTGGATGGCCGGCGCGGGGACGGTATAGGTGAACCCGCCCTGCACGGTGTTCGAGGCGTCGATGTCGACCGACCTGACGCGAACCCCGACGTTGTTCAGGGTCAAGCCCGGAATCGGGAAGTTGGCGATGACGTTCTGACTGTACTCGGGCGGAATGAAGAGGCTGAGCTGACCGCCCCACGCCGCGCTGGCGCCGACCGGGTAGAGATCGGAGTCCGGTGACTGGCCGGCGATCGTCACGATCAGCGGGTTCACGACCGTCGAGCCCGGGGGCGCGGCAGGATCGGGGTTCGCTGCGGTGCAGTCGTTCTGGGCGGTCGAGGTCGAGCCCGCCGCAGGTGGGGTCGGCGTGGACGGTCCGGCGGCGCCGGCGGTCCCTCCGAGGAAGCCGAGGCTGGCGGTCACCAGCCCGGCGGTGGCGGCGAGGGCAACGGCCCGTCGCCCTCTGAATCTGATCTGCATCGTGTCTCCATGGTGTCGATGGATGTGGTCACTGCACGGAGACCCGGACCTCGGCCCGAGAGCGCGGCGGTCCTGACTCCCCCCTTCACCACGATCGGAGCGGCCCGCTCTCCTCCCCCCGGAGGTCCGGAGAGGTTTCCGCTCAAGGATCGAGCCCCCGATGCCGATACCTCTCCGGTCGAGCGTGTCAACCGTCACATGGCGAGGCGAACCTTGTCACGCTTCGCGCGCACACGCAAGCGTCCCTTGCCGTGCCGTCGGACCCTGACGACCGCCCGGGCGAGCGTTGAACCGCGGCGAGGGGAGGGGCCGGGGCCGGGCTCGCGTCACGCAGCGTGACGCTCGTCCGCGCCTCGCCTCGCGGCGACGCGCCCCCGGACCACGACCGGGCCCGACGGCACGGACCGGTTGCCAGCACCGGGCCGAGCGAACATACTCACCGCTTCAGGCCGCGTGCCGGGCGACGCCGAGGTGTCGCCCGGAGCCCGCGGACGACGGAGCCGGGGGGCCCACCATGACGCGATGGGGAGTTGCCGGGCGCCGCCGGCTCGAGGCGGTCGCCATCGTCGGCGTCGCTGTCCTGGGAGTGGGGCTCCTCGGTGCGCCACTGGCGTCGGCCGACGACGTCACCGGACCCGTCGAGGCCGCGCCGTCGGCCGCCGCCGAGCCACAACTGGCGGTCGAGACGACCGACGGAGGTTCGACGCCCGACCCCGCCCCGATCCCGAGCAGCGGATCCACCCAGCCCCTCGACCCCGTTCCGCCCATCGACGCGATCGAACCGCCGGACCCAGCCCCACCGGCCCCGGGCCCGCCCGGCGGGGCTCCCGACGACGGCGCTGCGCCGACGCCAGACCCACCGCCGGCCACCGCCCCCACCGAGGGGACGGCCGGCATCGTGACCTTCGGGCCGCTCGTGAACGGACGCCCGGTCCTCGGCGCGGCGACCGAGCGCGCCGACGGCGCCGACCAGGACGTCGGCATCGTCGTCACCGACGAGGACTCCCCACCGCCGCCTCCCCCGACGACCGTGCCCCCCGGGCCGGCGCCGCCCCCGGTGCCCCCGCCCGCCGGCGTCACCATCACGCCGATCGGCACGACCCCCGGCGCAGGAGCCGGGGGGGCGGTGGCGGGAGCGTTGCCGGTCACCGGCGTCGACGGCTCCACCTTGAAGCTCGCCGGCGTGGGACTCCTGCTCACCGACGTCGGGTATCTCCTCTGGTCGGCCACGCGGCCGAAGCGGACGAGGCGCGGATCCCTCATACCGAGCTGATCGCCCTCGCTGCGCCCCGGCCGTCACTGACGGTTCAGGTCGGACCAGTCCTCGGGGTTGTCCTCCACGAACCACTCCACGACCTCGCCGTCGACGCCGTCGACGAGCACCAGGCCCCGCTTCTCGGGCGGATCGTCGGCGGAGTAGAGCAGGATCCGCCAGGTGGGGCGGCTCATGATCCCCCGCCAGCCCATCTGGGCCGAGGCGTGGCCCACCGGGAAGCCGACCTGGCGGGTGGCCACCACCAGCGCGTCACGCTCGTCGACGTCGAGGTCCCAGCCCGCGAAGAAGCTGTAGAGCCCGATCAGGACGAGCGACACCCCGGCCACCAGGAACCCCCCGTTGACCAGCGGGTTGTCGCCGTCACGGTTGACGAACCACAGGACGAGGCAGACCGCGGCGATGCCCCAGTACAGGTAGGCGGGGATCCGGCGGCGGTTGTTGTTCGGGAACATGTACGGCCCGACGTACCCGGCGGCGTCGAGGTCGTCGGGCAGCGAGTCGCGGATCTCGTCGTCGGAGAGGGGCACCGTGGGACCGGCGCCGTCCCCGCCGCCGGCGTGGTCGGCCGGGTCGTCCGAACGGTCTGCCGAGCGGTCCGCCGCCGGGACCCCACCGGTCCCCGACGCCGGCCCTGCGGGGTCGTCGTCGCGGGGATCATCGGGGGTCGGGTCGTCGGCCATGGCGCGCCGACCGTAGCCCTGCGGTCGCCGGCCGCACCATCCGCGGCCGGCCGGGTCGACCGGGAGGGTCAGGCGTCGCGCACGGTGGCCACCACCATCACCTCGTCGCCGTCGGCGAACGAGAGCGTGATCGGGATGTCCTCGCCGGCCACGAGCGGCTCGGCCAGCTGCAGCAACATGATGTGGAAACCGCCCGGGGCCAGCTCCACCGAGCCGTCGGCGGGCACGGTGACCGACGGGACCTGCTGCATCGACATCATGCCGCCGTCGCCCATCGACGTCTCGTGCACCTCGGCGGCGGCCGCCACCGCGGCCGGCACCGACGCACCGACCAGCTCGGCGTCCTCGGAGGTGGTGTTGGTGAGGGTCATGTAGGCCGCGCCCGCCTCGGCCACCATGGGCGAGCTGCGCGCCCACGCCCCCGTGGCGACGACCCCGACCTCGACCGGGGTGGTCGTGCCGGGAACGGCGGTAGTGCCGCTCGACGAGCTCGAACCGTCGTCGCCGCAGGCGGTGAGGCCGCCGAGCGCCAGCGCAGCGGCGAGGACGACGGGAACGGCGTGACGCAGTGACGGGGGGTGCAGTCGCATCAGGGGAATCCTTCTCATGTGGGGGGTCTCGTGTCAGGGGTCAGGTCGAGGGGTAGGTCGTCGCGAGGAGCGAGCGGACGGCGGTGGCGAGCTCCTCACCGGCGGTGCCGAAGGGCCAGGCCCACACGACCCGCCCGGTGTCGTCCACCACGTAGGTGTCGCCCGTGTGGGCGACGGCGTAGAAGTCGCCGGGCTGGTGGGGCTCGGCCTCCCACTTGGCGCCGAAGCGGTAGGTGACCCCGTTGAGGGCCCCCTCGTCGGCCTCGCGCAGCGCGTGGGCGCCGCCCTCGGGGAAGAAGTGCTCCAGGTAGCCCACCATCCGGGCCGGGTCGTCGCGCGCCGGGTCGACGGTCACGAACGCCACCTCCACCCGGTCGGCGTCCTCGGGATCGAGCTCCTCGAGGCCGCTCACCGTGTCGGCCATCGTGAGCGGGCAGACGTCGGGGCACGACAGGTAGCCGAAGTAGACGAGCAGCAGCTCGCCCTCGGGGGCCCTCATCGGGAACGGCTCCCCCGCCGGATCCGTCGAGTGGTCGGTCAGCACGAGCTCGCCGACCTCCTTGGCCGGCTCCGGACGCCCGCCGGGGAACGTGGCGGCCTCCTCCCCCCCGGGAGCCCCGGCGCCGCCGGAGGACCCACCGCACGCCGACAGCCCGACCAGGGCACCGACGACCACGCCGACGAGGGCGCGAAGGACGGACGAACGGGGCACGGCGGCAGTCTCACCCACCCGCCACCGCCCCGGGCGCCGAAGAGGCCCAGTCGTGACCGGTGGCCCGCCAGGTCGGGACCTTGGTCCCACCGGGCCCGAACGCCGTCGCGGGCCCTCCGAGCGGGTCAGCCGGGCCAGGCCTCGGTGAGGCGGCGCCACGTCTCGTCGAGCGGCTCGGGCAGCACGCGGGCCAGCGCCACCGAGGTCATGAAGTTCGTGTCACCGGCCCACCGGGGCAGGACGTGGGCGTGGAGGTGGTCGGGCACCCCCGCTCCTCCCGCTCGGCCGAGGTTCATGCCCACGTTCACCCCGTCGCAGCGATAGGCCCGCTTCACGGCCACCACCGCGTCACGCGTCGACCGGGCGAGCTCCTCGAGCTCGTCGCCGGTGAGGCCCTCGAGCTCGGCCACCGCGCGGTTCGGCAGCACCAGCACGTGCCCCGAGGTGTACGGGTAGGCGTTGAGCAGCACCGAGCAGGTCGGACCACGGTGCACGACGAAGCCCTCGTCGTCGGGCAGGCGCAGGATCCGCTCGAACAGCGACCCCTCGGCGTCGGGGGCCAGCGACGTGTCGTCGGGCTCGCTCACCGCCATGATGTAGGTGCTGCGCCAGCCGGCCCACAGGTGGGCCAGCGCCGGCGGTGCGGCCGACGGGCCCTGCGACGCGCCGCCGTCGGGATCGCCGGTCACGACCGCATCAGACGTGGGCCAACACGTCGACGGCGAGGCGCTCCTCGAACTCGTCGCAGGTCACGCCCCGCTCCACCTCCCCGCCGCGGGGGTTGACGCCCACCGTGCCGTGCTCCACGTCGTCGTCGCCCACGACGAGCACGTAGGGCAGCTTCTCGAGCTTGGCGCGGCGGATGCGCGACCCGAGCGGCTCGGAGGCGTCGACGTAGTCGGCCCGGTAGCCCTCGGCCCGCAGACGGTCGACGACGCGATGGGCGTAGGTGTCGTGGTCGTCGCGCACCGGCAGCACCCGCACCTGCACCGGGGCCAGCCACACCGGGAAGGCGCCGGCGTAGTGCTCGAGGAGCACCCCGAAGAAGCGCTCGACGGACCCGAACAGCGCCCGGTGCAGCACCACCGGCTCGTGGCGGGCGTTGTCGGCGCCCACGTACTCGAGCCCGAAGCGCTCGGGGAGGTTGAAGTCGGCCTGGATGGTGGACAGCTGCCACTTCCGCCCGATGGCGTCGCGCACCTTCACGTCGATCTTCGGGCCGTAGAACGCCCCGCCCCCCTCGTCGACCTCGTAGGGCAGGCCCTCGCGTTCGAGCGCGGTGCGCAGCGCCTCGGTGGCCAGCTCCCACCGCTCGTCGGTGCCCACCCACTTGTCCTCCGGCCGGGTGGAGAGGTTGGCCTCGAACTCGCTGAACCCGAAGGCCCGCAGCACCGACAACACGAACTCGAGCAGCTCGCCCACCTCGTCCACGACCTGCTCGGGGGTGCAGAAGATGTGGGCGTCGTCCTGGGTGAACCCCCGGATGCGCATGAGGCCGTGCAGGGTGCCCGAGCGCTCGTAGCGGTACACGGTGCCGAGCTCGAACAGCCGCATCGGCAGGTCGCGGTAGCTGCGCTGGCTGCTCTTGAAGATCAGCATGTGGAACGGGCAGTTCATCGGCTTCGGGTAGTAGTCGCCGTTGTCGACCTCCATCGGCGGGTACATGCCGTCGGCGTAGAAGTCGAGGTGCCCGCTGGTCTCCCACAGCGTCGACCGCCCGATGTGGGGCGAGTAGACGGCGTCGTACCCGCCGCGCTCGTGGCGCTCGCGGCTGTAGTCCTCCATGAGCTTGCGGACCGCCGCCCCCTTCGGGTGCCACACCGCCAGCCCGCCGCCGATCTCCTCGGGGAAGCTCAACAGGTCGAGCTCGGCGGCCAGCTTGCGGTGGTCGCGCTTCTCGGCCTCGGCGAGGTTGTGGAGGTGCTGGTCCAGCTCCTTCTTCGAGGGCCACGCGGTGCCGTAGATGCGCTGGAGCATCGGGTTCTTCTCGTCGCCGCGCCAGTACGCGCCGGCCACCCGCATCAACTTGAAGTGACCGAGGCGCCCGGTGTCGGGCACGTGGGGGCCCCGGCACAGGTCGATGAACCGGGGCGGGTTCTCGTAGGTGCGCACCAGCCCGGTCTCCGTGGCCGACATCGGGTCCTCGGCGGCGCCGCGGATGATCTCGCACTTGTACCGATGGTCCTTGAAGAGCTCGAGAGCGGCGTCCTCGGTGATCTCGTCGCGGACGAAGGGCTGGCGCTCGGCGATGATCTCGCGCATCCGCGCCTCGATCCGCTCGAGGTCGTCGGGGTTGAAGGTGGCGCCGTCGGGGAGCTCGAAGTCGTAGTA
This DNA window, taken from Acidimicrobiales bacterium, encodes the following:
- a CDS encoding SCO family protein translates to MPRSSVLRALVGVVVGALVGLSACGGSSGGAGAPGGEEAATFPGGRPEPAKEVGELVLTDHSTDPAGEPFPMRAPEGELLLVYFGYLSCPDVCPLTMADTVSGLEELDPEDADRVEVAFVTVDPARDDPARMVGYLEHFFPEGGAHALREADEGALNGVTYRFGAKWEAEPHQPGDFYAVAHTGDTYVVDDTGRVVWAWPFGTAGEELATAVRSLLATTYPST
- a CDS encoding DUF916 domain-containing protein, which encodes MTAHRRARPPRIAVALAALLAATALLAGPAGAADNGQFSVFPTAGEGANQRSFFVYNLDPGGSLKDSVTVTNSTDAPITFFLYASDVQENPDGAFALGNPDDPTSDVGAWVELPTDKITVPPQTAANIPFSLNVPTDATPGDHAGGIVALNEAVRAGDEGGDPDSNVNVAGRDGVGARIYLRVKGPVEAGLAVSSVSLSTSSSTGFRFGAPAAGSVSYRIVNTGNVRVSPTATARVEGLFGLGAQTLEPRALPELLPGASVEITEPVDSLPPLGLLTASVDVTGTTQGDGDVAASGDDIALAMPWFLLLVVALVVAAVIIRRRRSRRPPASPAPTGSGTGPGSPADTLVGTP
- the thrS gene encoding threonine--tRNA ligase, translating into MPDVLTISLPDGSSRELPEGSTAGDLAAAIGSRLAKAAVIAEVNGVERDLVWPLADGDTVSIVTETSDRGLFTLRHSTAHVLAQAVLDLFPGATFGIGPPIENGFYYDFELPDGATFNPDDLERIEARMREIIAERQPFVRDEITEDAALELFKDHRYKCEIIRGAAEDPMSATETGLVRTYENPPRFIDLCRGPHVPDTGRLGHFKLMRVAGAYWRGDEKNPMLQRIYGTAWPSKKELDQHLHNLAEAEKRDHRKLAAELDLLSFPEEIGGGLAVWHPKGAAVRKLMEDYSRERHERGGYDAVYSPHIGRSTLWETSGHLDFYADGMYPPMEVDNGDYYPKPMNCPFHMLIFKSSQRSYRDLPMRLFELGTVYRYERSGTLHGLMRIRGFTQDDAHIFCTPEQVVDEVGELLEFVLSVLRAFGFSEFEANLSTRPEDKWVGTDERWELATEALRTALEREGLPYEVDEGGGAFYGPKIDVKVRDAIGRKWQLSTIQADFNLPERFGLEYVGADNARHEPVVLHRALFGSVERFFGVLLEHYAGAFPVWLAPVQVRVLPVRDDHDTYAHRVVDRLRAEGYRADYVDASEPLGSRIRRAKLEKLPYVLVVGDDDVEHGTVGVNPRGGEVERGVTCDEFEERLAVDVLAHV
- a CDS encoding copper chaperone PCu(A)C is translated as MRLHPPSLRHAVPVVLAAALALGGLTACGDDGSSSSSGTTAVPGTTTPVEVGVVATGAWARSSPMVAEAGAAYMTLTNTTSEDAELVGASVPAAVAAAAEVHETSMGDGGMMSMQQVPSVTVPADGSVELAPGGFHIMLLQLAEPLVAGEDIPITLSFADGDEVMVVATVRDA
- a CDS encoding HIT domain-containing protein; translated protein: MTGDPDGGASQGPSAAPPALAHLWAGWRSTYIMAVSEPDDTSLAPDAEGSLFERILRLPDDEGFVVHRGPTCSVLLNAYPYTSGHVLVLPNRAVAELEGLTGDELEELARSTRDAVVAVKRAYRCDGVNVGMNLGRAGGAGVPDHLHAHVLPRWAGDTNFMTSVALARVLPEPLDETWRRLTEAWPG